Proteins encoded within one genomic window of Brassica rapa cultivar Chiifu-401-42 chromosome A09, CAAS_Brap_v3.01, whole genome shotgun sequence:
- the LOC103840505 gene encoding uncharacterized protein LOC103840505, with amino-acid sequence METSKSSENTFKQNQDFKTEGKVLEARRTRGGRRRSESVSDLEAEETKGFIDLGFVFTEEDLNSELPEILPGLRTFLHREEQSKTDSSVPRPYLSEAWELHSNKKDSIVLDLRMAKICSETNMKDCLKWWARSVASSLK; translated from the coding sequence ATGGAAACAAGCAAGAGCTCAGAAAATACCTTTAAACAAAACCAAGATTTCAAGACCGAAGGAAAAGTGCTGGAGGCCCGGAGAACcagaggaggaagaaggagGAGTGAGAGTGTGTCTGATTTAGAAGCTGAGGAGACCAAAGGGTTTATAGATTTAGGTTTTGTTTTCACCGAAGAAGACTTGAATTCGGAGTTGCCTGAGATACTTCCGGGACTGCGGACGTTTCTCCACCGGGAAGAACAGAGTAAGACTGACTCTTCCGTTCCGAGACCTTACTTGTCGGAGGCATGGGAACTTCACAGCAATAAGAAAGATTCAATTGTTTTAGACTTGAGAATGGCTAAGATATGTAGTGAGACGAACATGAAGGATTGTCTCAAATGGTGGGCTCGTTCTGTAGCTTCTAGTCTCAAATGA